One window of Streptomyces sp. SUK 48 genomic DNA carries:
- a CDS encoding biliverdin-producing heme oxygenase, which produces MDSFSCLIRTASHEQHTEAETSTFMSDLLGGRLGVDAYARYTEQLWFVYEALESAAERLAGDPVAGPFVRPELLRLAALEQDLAHLRGPDWRAGLNALPATRAYADRVRECAEEWPGGYVAHHYTRYLGDLSGGQIIRDRAEKTWGFARKGAGVRFYVFEEISNPAAFKREYRELLDGIRADDLEKQRVTAECKRAFALNTDVFRALGEEFPLSA; this is translated from the coding sequence ATGGACTCCTTCTCGTGCCTCATCCGCACCGCGTCCCACGAGCAGCACACGGAGGCGGAAACCTCGACGTTCATGAGCGATCTGCTCGGCGGCCGGCTCGGCGTGGACGCCTACGCCCGCTACACCGAACAGCTGTGGTTCGTCTACGAGGCACTGGAGAGCGCGGCCGAGCGGCTGGCCGGGGACCCGGTGGCCGGTCCGTTCGTCCGGCCGGAACTGCTCCGACTGGCCGCCCTCGAACAGGACCTGGCGCATCTGCGGGGCCCGGACTGGCGGGCGGGACTGAACGCCCTGCCCGCGACCCGGGCGTACGCCGACCGGGTGCGCGAGTGCGCCGAGGAGTGGCCCGGCGGCTATGTCGCCCACCACTACACCCGCTACCTCGGCGACCTGTCGGGCGGCCAGATCATCCGCGACCGGGCGGAGAAGACCTGGGGCTTCGCCAGGAAGGGCGCCGGGGTGCGCTTCTACGTCTTCGAGGAGATCTCCAACCCGGCCGCGTTCAAGCGCGAGTACCGGGAACTGCTGGACGGGATAAGGGCGGACGACCTGGAGAAGCAGCGCGTCACGGCCGAGTGCAAGCGGGCGTTCGCCCTGAACACGGACGTCTTCCGGGCCCTGGGCGAGGAGTTCCCGCTCTCGGCGTGA
- the map gene encoding type I methionyl aminopeptidase translates to MSGQSLLVPGEQSPIRSVPGNIRRPEYVGKPAPTPYTGPEVQTPETVEAMRVAGRIAARAMEEAAKIIAPGVTTDQLDQVAHAYMCDHGAYPSTLGYRGFPKSLCTSVNEVICHGIPDSTVLRDGDIVNLDVTAYIGGVHGDNNATYLVGDVDEESRLLVERTREALSRAIKAVKPGRQINIIGRVIESYAKRFGYGVVRDFTGHGINTSFHSGLIIPHYDSPHATTVMQPGMTFTIEPMLTLGTHEYDMWEDGWTVVTKDRRRTAQFEHTLVVTDDGADILTLP, encoded by the coding sequence ATGTCTGGCCAGTCGCTGCTCGTACCGGGGGAACAGTCCCCCATTCGCTCCGTCCCGGGGAACATCCGTCGCCCCGAGTACGTCGGCAAGCCCGCGCCGACGCCGTACACCGGGCCCGAGGTGCAGACCCCGGAGACCGTCGAGGCCATGCGGGTCGCCGGGCGGATCGCCGCCCGGGCGATGGAGGAGGCCGCGAAGATCATCGCGCCCGGGGTCACCACGGACCAGCTGGACCAGGTGGCCCACGCCTACATGTGCGACCACGGCGCCTACCCGTCCACGCTCGGCTACCGCGGCTTCCCCAAGTCCCTGTGCACCTCGGTCAACGAGGTCATCTGCCACGGCATCCCGGACTCGACGGTCCTGCGGGACGGCGACATCGTCAATCTGGACGTGACCGCGTACATCGGCGGGGTGCACGGCGACAACAACGCCACGTACCTGGTCGGGGACGTGGACGAGGAGTCGCGGCTGCTGGTGGAGCGCACCCGCGAGGCCCTCAGCCGGGCGATCAAGGCGGTCAAGCCGGGCCGGCAGATCAACATCATCGGCCGGGTCATCGAGTCGTACGCCAAGCGGTTCGGCTACGGCGTGGTGCGGGACTTCACCGGGCACGGCATCAACACGTCGTTCCACTCCGGCCTGATCATCCCGCACTACGACAGCCCGCACGCCACCACGGTGATGCAGCCCGGCATGACCTTCACCATCGAGCCGATGCTGACGCTGGGCACCCACGAGTACGACATGTGGGAGGACGGCTGGACGGTCGTGACGAAGGACCGCAGGCGCACCGCGCAGTTCGAGCACACGCTGGTGGTCACGGACGACGGCGCGGACATCCTGACCCTGCCCTGA
- a CDS encoding MFS transporter yields MTSALLPDLAPWRASADFRRLWKSGLISGFGSFLTLVALPVQLKDLTGSTAAVGAIGAVELLPLIVCGLYGGALADALDKRGLILWTEAGQGLLSAALLLNALLPSPAIWPLYVVAALSSALGAVQRPALDSLWPRIVAHDDMAAAGSLNSLRWTVGGVAGPALAGVVVAYAGLGWAYAADALTFAVSLAYILPIAASPAAHEAAKPSLRAIAEGARYAWSRKELLGTYVVDLAAMSLAMPLAVLPFLADELHADWALGLMYASIPAGALLVSLTSGWASRVQRHGLMVVLAAAGWGLSMAAVGLTREVWLVLLLLAVGGGFDMVSGVFRSAMWNQTIPDELRGRLAGIELLSYSVGPQLGQVRAGGLAAWTGLRTSVACGGLACAGAVGLLALCLPGLMTYDARTNTHAVRMRERRAEAAPAKA; encoded by the coding sequence GTGACTTCCGCGCTGCTTCCCGATCTCGCTCCCTGGCGGGCCTCCGCCGACTTCCGACGTCTGTGGAAGTCGGGGCTGATCAGCGGCTTCGGCAGTTTCCTGACCCTGGTCGCGCTGCCCGTGCAGCTGAAGGACCTCACGGGGTCCACGGCGGCCGTCGGGGCGATCGGCGCGGTGGAGCTGCTGCCGCTGATCGTGTGCGGGCTGTACGGCGGCGCGCTGGCCGACGCGCTGGACAAGCGGGGCCTGATCCTGTGGACGGAGGCCGGCCAAGGGCTGCTCAGCGCGGCGCTGCTGCTCAACGCGCTGCTGCCGAGCCCCGCGATCTGGCCGCTGTACGTCGTCGCCGCGCTCTCCTCCGCGCTCGGCGCGGTGCAGCGCCCGGCCCTGGACTCGCTGTGGCCGAGGATCGTCGCCCATGACGACATGGCCGCCGCGGGCTCGCTGAACTCGCTGCGCTGGACCGTGGGCGGCGTCGCGGGCCCGGCGCTCGCGGGCGTGGTGGTGGCGTACGCGGGCCTGGGCTGGGCGTACGCCGCCGATGCGCTGACCTTCGCCGTCTCGCTGGCGTACATCCTGCCGATCGCGGCCTCCCCCGCCGCCCACGAGGCCGCGAAGCCCTCGCTGCGGGCGATCGCGGAGGGCGCCCGGTACGCGTGGAGCCGCAAGGAACTCCTCGGCACCTATGTCGTGGACCTCGCGGCGATGTCGCTGGCGATGCCGCTCGCGGTGCTGCCGTTCCTCGCCGACGAACTGCACGCGGACTGGGCGCTCGGGCTGATGTACGCGAGCATCCCGGCGGGCGCCCTGCTGGTGAGCCTGACCAGCGGCTGGGCCTCGCGGGTGCAGCGGCACGGCCTGATGGTGGTGCTGGCGGCGGCCGGCTGGGGCCTGTCGATGGCCGCGGTGGGGCTGACGCGCGAGGTCTGGCTGGTGCTGCTCCTGCTCGCCGTCGGCGGCGGGTTCGACATGGTCAGCGGTGTCTTCCGGTCGGCCATGTGGAACCAGACGATCCCCGACGAGCTGCGCGGCCGGCTCGCCGGGATCGAATTGCTGTCCTACTCGGTGGGCCCGCAGCTGGGCCAGGTCCGCGCGGGCGGCCTCGCCGCGTGGACGGGCCTGCGCACGTCCGTCGCGTGCGGCGGTCTGGCCTGCGCGGGCGCGGTGGGCCTGCTCGCGCTGTGCCTGCCGGGCCTCATGACGTACGACGCGCGGACGAACACGCACGCGGTACGGATGCGGGAGCGCCGCGCCGAGGCCGCCCCCGCGAAGGCGTGA
- the npdG gene encoding NADPH-dependent F420 reductase, which produces MTSTDSAQKAPAKDPWDLPDVSGHVVGVLGGTGPQGKGLAYRLARAGQKVIIGSRSADRARAAADELGHGVEGADNAEAARRSDIVIVAVPWDGHGDTLKSLAADLAGKLVVDCVNPLGFDKQGAYALKPEEGSAAEQAAALLPDSRVAAAFHHLSAVLLQDPEIEQIDTDVMVLGEERADVEIVQALAGRIPGMRGIFAGRLRNAHQVESLVANLISVNRRYKAHAGLRLTDV; this is translated from the coding sequence ATGACCTCTACCGACAGCGCACAGAAGGCCCCCGCCAAGGATCCCTGGGACCTGCCCGACGTCTCCGGGCACGTCGTCGGCGTGCTCGGCGGCACCGGACCGCAGGGCAAGGGACTGGCCTACCGGCTCGCCAGGGCCGGGCAGAAGGTGATCATCGGCTCCCGGTCCGCCGACCGGGCCCGGGCCGCCGCGGACGAACTCGGCCACGGCGTCGAGGGCGCCGACAACGCCGAGGCCGCGCGCCGCAGCGACATCGTGATCGTCGCCGTCCCGTGGGACGGGCACGGCGACACCCTGAAGTCGCTCGCCGCCGACCTGGCCGGCAAGCTCGTCGTGGACTGCGTCAACCCGCTCGGCTTCGACAAGCAGGGCGCCTACGCCCTCAAGCCCGAGGAGGGCAGCGCCGCCGAGCAGGCCGCCGCCCTGCTGCCGGACTCCCGGGTCGCCGCCGCCTTCCACCATCTGTCGGCCGTCCTGCTCCAGGACCCGGAGATCGAGCAGATCGACACCGACGTCATGGTGCTCGGCGAGGAGCGCGCCGACGTGGAGATCGTGCAGGCGCTCGCCGGGCGTATCCCCGGCATGCGCGGCATCTTCGCGGGGCGGCTGCGCAACGCCCACCAGGTCGAGTCGCTGGTCGCCAACCTGATCTCGGTCAACCGCCGCTACAAGGCGCATGCGGGGCTCCGGCTCACCGACGTATGA
- a CDS encoding site-2 protease family protein, whose product MTTATTRHPGDRRISPVFLGILAVAAVAGWATWTGFAARPGIAVFLFVTAAWVVSLCLHEYAHARTALHSGDITIGAKGYLTLNPLKYTHALLSIALPVLFVIMGGIGLPGGAVFIERGRIRGRGRLSLISAAGPLTNALFALVCTAPFWLHALDGVPMVFRFALAFLALLQVTAALLNLLPVPGLDGYGVLEPWLPDGVKRQVEAFPMFGLLIVFALLWIPSLNIAFFGLIHDILRGLGVDPAYSDCGYWLYRFWNGTPEVCLAGQ is encoded by the coding sequence ATGACCACCGCCACCACCCGGCATCCCGGCGACCGCAGGATCAGCCCGGTGTTCCTCGGCATCCTGGCCGTCGCGGCGGTGGCCGGCTGGGCCACCTGGACCGGGTTCGCGGCGCGGCCGGGCATCGCGGTGTTCCTGTTCGTGACCGCCGCCTGGGTCGTCTCCCTGTGCCTGCACGAGTACGCGCACGCGCGCACCGCCCTGCACAGCGGCGACATCACGATCGGCGCCAAGGGCTATCTCACGCTGAACCCGCTGAAGTACACGCACGCGCTGCTGAGCATCGCGCTGCCGGTGCTGTTCGTGATCATGGGCGGGATCGGCCTGCCCGGCGGCGCGGTGTTCATCGAGCGCGGCCGCATCCGGGGCCGCGGGCGGCTGAGCCTGATCTCGGCGGCGGGCCCGCTGACGAACGCGTTGTTCGCGCTGGTGTGCACGGCGCCGTTCTGGCTGCACGCGCTCGACGGGGTGCCGATGGTGTTCCGCTTCGCGCTGGCGTTCCTCGCGCTGCTCCAGGTGACGGCGGCGCTGCTGAACCTGCTGCCGGTGCCCGGGCTCGACGGGTACGGAGTGCTGGAGCCCTGGCTGCCGGACGGGGTGAAGCGGCAGGTGGAGGCGTTCCCGATGTTCGGGCTGCTGATCGTGTTCGCGCTGCTGTGGATTCCGTCGCTGAACATCGCGTTCTTCGGCCTGATCCACGACATCCTGCGCGGGCTCGGGGTGGACCCGGCCTACTCGGACTGCGGGTACTGGCTCTACCGGTTCTGGAACGGGACGCCGGAGGTGTGCCTGGCCGGCCAGTGA
- a CDS encoding BTAD domain-containing putative transcriptional regulator, whose product MDPVRYRLLGPTQALRPDGTAVPVGGARLRALLSVLALRAGRTVPVGVLVDEVWGGEPPADAAGALQALVGRLRRALGADAVASADGGYRLAASADDIDLTRFDRLTGDGLAALADGDPAKAAGLLDDALALWHGQALADLPDRTAEAARWETRRLDARRARHTAALALGQAESALPELTALCDLHPLDEPLQALRLRALRDLGRPAQALAGYEDVRRLLADRLGSDPGAELRALHAELLGSGTGAGAGADGGSGRGFGAARGGRDRDGRPGDGARGSRLGDVVQGVHPDRHTPDARSHASDGFHGSARTHASDGSHPSDALHPSGRSQATDPSQAPDRFQATDLSQAPDGPAQGNLPARLTSFVGREADLAALAADLGTARLVTLLGPGGAGKTRLSQEAAEAVRHVVRDGVWLAELAPVDDPDAVPQAVLTAIGARETVLHGAGAESMRAVVDGHDPLDRLVEHCARRRMLLVLDNCEHVIEAAAHLAERLLARCPELTVLATSREPLGVPGELVRPVEPLPEPVALRLFAERGAAARPGFRVADDPEACAEICRRLDGLPLAIELAAARLRMLTPRQIADRLDDRFRLLTSGSRTVLPRQQTLRAVVDWSWDLLDADERDVLARLSVFAGGCDLAAAEAVCGPVALDALGSLVDKSLVVAAPAADGTMRYRLLETVAEYAIERLVQAGHRAEAERAHLTYYRELARTTDALLRGPGQRAAIERFQAEYENVRTALRHAVAARDEQEGLCLVLSLVWFWQMRDQRLETRAWCREVMALGPDPFAEPLRRAEPVWQRCNDAPPPYTGEVLLEARRGVHLTHLSCMDTELDAWQTPAAQAKLRAVAQVYEAGMPQTCRSPGMVWFFAVMLTGGAERIRTIADANVETCRNTPGFEWELAGALQMRANFLANRTAWAGDATRDADEALAIFRRLGDDWGTAEALSARGESHERKGLYSAAAADYRAAIEHAERLGARAQTAVLGARLGSVLMESGELEEGERLLWEVVASQDAAHSEAMPAARLFLACWLGLVDRIPEAREQLRLLREEFRIANFVVFDALLLCQEAWVDAMDGLYEEALDKTRTALGHTSDPLAEAVVPQLPSTALTVGAMALARIDSGARAADAARVLAAADRMLPVGHVSSGVERRGRGITEARIREVLDEKAYDRAYAEGGGLSLVEATALV is encoded by the coding sequence ATGGACCCCGTGCGCTATCGCCTTCTCGGTCCCACCCAGGCGCTCCGCCCCGACGGTACGGCCGTCCCCGTCGGCGGAGCGCGGCTGCGCGCGCTGCTCAGCGTGCTGGCGCTGCGGGCCGGGCGGACCGTGCCCGTGGGCGTGCTGGTGGACGAGGTGTGGGGCGGGGAACCGCCCGCCGACGCCGCCGGCGCGCTCCAGGCGCTCGTGGGCCGGCTGCGGCGCGCGCTCGGCGCCGACGCCGTGGCCTCCGCCGACGGCGGGTACCGGCTCGCCGCTTCCGCCGACGACATCGACCTCACCCGTTTCGACCGGCTGACCGGCGACGGCCTCGCCGCCCTCGCCGACGGCGACCCCGCCAAGGCCGCCGGCCTGCTGGACGACGCCCTCGCGCTGTGGCACGGCCAGGCCCTCGCCGACCTGCCCGACCGCACCGCCGAGGCCGCCCGCTGGGAGACCCGGCGGCTGGACGCGCGGCGCGCCCGGCACACCGCCGCCCTCGCCCTCGGGCAGGCCGAGAGCGCCCTGCCCGAACTGACCGCCCTGTGCGACCTGCACCCGCTGGACGAACCCCTCCAGGCGCTGCGGCTGCGCGCCCTGCGCGACCTCGGCCGCCCGGCCCAGGCCCTCGCCGGCTACGAGGACGTACGACGGCTCCTCGCCGACCGGCTCGGCTCCGACCCGGGCGCCGAACTGCGGGCTCTGCACGCGGAGTTGCTGGGTTCGGGGACGGGTGCGGGCGCGGGTGCGGACGGCGGGTCCGGGCGCGGCTTCGGCGCGGCGCGGGGCGGCCGGGACCGGGACGGCAGACCCGGCGACGGCGCCCGGGGCAGCAGGCTCGGCGATGTCGTCCAGGGAGTCCACCCCGACCGGCATACCCCCGACGCCCGCTCCCACGCGTCCGACGGGTTCCACGGGTCCGCCCGAACCCACGCGTCCGACGGGTCCCACCCGTCCGACGCGCTCCACCCCTCCGGCCGTTCCCAGGCTACCGACCCTTCCCAGGCCCCCGACCGGTTCCAGGCCACCGACCTTTCCCAGGCCCCCGACGGGCCCGCCCAGGGCAACCTCCCCGCCCGCCTCACCTCCTTCGTCGGCCGCGAAGCCGACCTCGCGGCCCTGGCCGCCGATCTGGGGACCGCCCGCCTCGTCACCCTGCTCGGGCCCGGCGGCGCGGGCAAGACCCGGCTCTCCCAGGAGGCCGCCGAGGCGGTACGGCACGTGGTGCGCGACGGCGTGTGGCTCGCCGAACTCGCGCCCGTGGACGACCCCGACGCCGTACCCCAGGCCGTGCTCACCGCGATCGGCGCCCGCGAGACCGTGCTGCACGGCGCCGGCGCCGAGAGCATGCGCGCGGTGGTCGACGGACACGACCCGCTGGACCGGCTGGTGGAGCACTGCGCCCGGCGCCGGATGCTGCTCGTCCTCGACAACTGCGAGCACGTCATCGAGGCCGCCGCCCACCTCGCCGAACGGCTGCTGGCCCGCTGCCCCGAACTGACCGTCCTCGCCACCAGCCGCGAACCCCTCGGCGTGCCCGGCGAGTTGGTGCGCCCGGTGGAGCCGCTGCCCGAACCCGTCGCGCTGCGGCTGTTCGCCGAGCGCGGCGCGGCGGCGCGGCCCGGGTTCCGCGTCGCGGACGACCCCGAGGCGTGCGCCGAGATCTGCCGCCGCCTGGACGGACTGCCCCTCGCCATCGAACTGGCCGCCGCCCGGCTGCGGATGCTGACCCCCCGGCAGATCGCCGACCGTCTCGACGACCGGTTCCGGCTGCTCACCTCCGGCAGCCGCACCGTGCTGCCCCGCCAGCAGACCCTGCGCGCCGTCGTGGACTGGTCCTGGGACCTGCTGGACGCCGACGAACGCGATGTGCTCGCCCGGCTGTCCGTCTTCGCGGGCGGCTGCGACCTGGCCGCCGCCGAGGCCGTGTGCGGACCCGTCGCCCTGGACGCCCTCGGCTCCCTGGTCGACAAGTCCCTGGTGGTGGCCGCCCCCGCGGCCGACGGCACCATGCGCTACCGGCTCCTGGAGACCGTCGCCGAGTACGCCATCGAGCGGCTCGTCCAGGCCGGCCACCGCGCCGAGGCCGAGCGCGCCCATCTGACGTACTACCGCGAACTCGCCCGCACCACCGACGCGTTGCTGCGCGGCCCCGGACAGCGCGCCGCCATCGAACGCTTCCAGGCGGAGTACGAGAACGTGCGCACCGCCCTCCGGCACGCCGTCGCCGCGCGCGACGAGCAGGAGGGGCTGTGCCTGGTGCTGTCCCTGGTGTGGTTCTGGCAGATGCGGGACCAGCGCCTGGAGACCCGCGCCTGGTGCCGTGAGGTCATGGCGCTCGGCCCGGACCCGTTCGCCGAGCCGCTGCGCCGCGCCGAACCGGTCTGGCAGCGCTGCAACGACGCCCCGCCGCCCTACACCGGCGAAGTCCTCCTGGAGGCCCGGCGCGGCGTCCACCTCACCCATCTGTCCTGCATGGACACCGAGCTGGACGCCTGGCAGACCCCCGCGGCGCAGGCCAAGCTGCGCGCCGTGGCCCAGGTCTACGAGGCGGGGATGCCGCAGACCTGCCGGTCGCCCGGCATGGTGTGGTTCTTCGCGGTGATGCTCACCGGCGGGGCGGAGCGGATACGGACGATCGCCGACGCCAACGTGGAGACCTGCCGCAACACCCCCGGCTTCGAGTGGGAGCTGGCCGGCGCCCTCCAGATGCGCGCCAACTTCCTGGCCAACCGCACCGCCTGGGCCGGTGACGCCACCCGCGACGCCGACGAGGCGCTCGCCATCTTCCGCCGCCTCGGCGACGACTGGGGCACCGCCGAGGCGCTGTCCGCCCGCGGCGAGTCCCATGAGCGCAAGGGCCTGTACAGCGCGGCCGCCGCCGACTACCGCGCCGCCATCGAGCACGCCGAGCGCCTCGGCGCCCGCGCCCAGACCGCCGTGCTCGGCGCCCGCCTCGGCAGCGTGCTCATGGAGTCGGGCGAGCTGGAGGAGGGCGAACGGCTGCTGTGGGAGGTCGTCGCGAGCCAGGACGCCGCGCACAGCGAGGCGATGCCCGCCGCCCGGCTCTTCCTGGCCTGCTGGCTGGGCCTGGTCGACCGTATCCCCGAGGCCCGGGAGCAACTCCGGCTGCTGCGCGAGGAGTTCAGGATCGCGAACTTCGTCGTCTTCGACGCGCTGCTCCTCTGCCAGGAGGCATGGGTGGACGCGATGGACGGCCTGTACGAGGAGGCGCTGGACAAGACCCGCACCGCGCTCGGGCACACCTCCGACCCGCTCGCCGAGGCCGTCGTCCCCCAACTGCCCTCCACCGCGCTCACCGTGGGCGCCATGGCGCTCGCCCGCATCGACTCCGGCGCCCGCGCCGCCGACGCCGCCCGAGTGCTGGCCGCCGCCGACCGTATGCTGCCCGTGGGCCATGTCTCCTCCGGCGTGGAGCGCCGGGGCCGCGGCATCACCGAGGCCCGGATCCGCGAGGTGCTGGACGAGAAGGCGTACGACAGGGCGTACGCCGAAGGCGGTGGCCTCTCCCTCGTGGAGGCCACCGCCCTGGTGTGA
- a CDS encoding ABC transporter permease, translating to MSAVTTAATAATTTADDVRIPLRGHLRHTGALIRRNLLWIRQDPESMFDALLMPIVFTLLFVYVFGGSIGQALGGGQEKYVQYVIPGMLAMMSMTLSQGVGTGFSQDFNSGVMDRFRSLPIGRGSVLFAKIAVELGRMLFATAILMVVAVLVGFHIANWPGLFATVGLSALFASSIMWVFLTLGVILKSAQSVQGVGFLVLFPLQFGSSIFAPTASMPGWLQAFTDYNPLSTLADAARGLMIGGPVAHDLWVTVGWSVVITAVMAPVAIHKFRTKS from the coding sequence ATGAGCGCCGTCACCACCGCCGCCACCGCGGCCACCACCACCGCCGACGACGTCCGGATCCCGCTGCGCGGGCACCTGCGGCACACCGGCGCGCTGATCCGGCGCAACCTGCTGTGGATCCGGCAGGACCCGGAGTCCATGTTCGACGCGCTGCTGATGCCGATCGTCTTCACGCTGCTGTTCGTGTACGTCTTCGGCGGCTCGATCGGGCAGGCGCTCGGCGGCGGCCAGGAGAAGTACGTCCAGTACGTCATCCCCGGCATGCTCGCGATGATGAGCATGACCCTGTCCCAGGGTGTCGGCACCGGCTTCAGCCAGGACTTCAACAGCGGTGTGATGGACCGGTTCCGGTCGCTGCCGATCGGGCGCGGCTCGGTGCTGTTCGCGAAGATCGCGGTGGAACTGGGCCGGATGCTGTTCGCGACCGCCATCCTGATGGTCGTCGCCGTGCTGGTCGGCTTCCACATCGCCAACTGGCCCGGGCTGTTCGCCACGGTGGGTCTGTCGGCGCTGTTCGCCTCCTCGATCATGTGGGTGTTCCTCACCCTCGGCGTGATCCTGAAGAGCGCGCAGTCCGTGCAGGGCGTGGGCTTCCTGGTGCTGTTCCCGCTCCAGTTCGGCTCCTCGATCTTCGCGCCGACCGCGTCGATGCCGGGCTGGCTCCAGGCGTTCACCGACTACAACCCGCTGTCCACGCTCGCGGACGCGGCCCGGGGTCTGATGATCGGCGGCCCGGTGGCGCACGACCTGTGGGTGACCGTGGGCTGGTCGGTGGTGATCACCGCGGTGATGGCGCCGGTCGCGATCCACAAGTTCCGTACGAAGAGCTGA